AAACGGAAGGCCGGGCCGGCGCCAGAGTGACCGGCAAAAACCCTTCGGTCCCATTGAACATCGGCCGCGACTCTACCGCATCGGCTAATCGCTTACGCCAGTAATGCAGGGTGGCTACGGCGATCCCTTCCTGCGCGCAGTAATTCTTGACCGAAAGTCCGCTCGCCCGAAATCTTTCTACCTGCTGCCGCCAATAAGCAATTTTCTCGTCCTTCGTCATCTCCATCCCTCCTCGCTCAATGCGGGACAGGATCGGTCAGGTCACAAAATTTCGGAAGGTGGGTTGCTTGGACGGTTACCATTGGTTGGGATTTTGTTGACAACAATGTACGAGGGAACAAACGTTAAATCTATTATTTCCATGGAGGCGAGCGTTAGCCACATGTGTAGCTTGGCATCTGTCAGGCTGCCGATGCCTTCTTTCAGCCATCGAGATACCTCTTGTTGCCCAAACCGGTAGAACTCGCGACCGCCTGCTTCAACCCATCCAAGCGTTAAAGCTGGCTGAGAGCCCAGAATGTTGGCAATCTTGTCCATCAATAAAAAGTGTGCCGCCACGCATTGGCCAGTGATTCTGCGTTCCCAAGACTTTGCTGGAATGCCTGAATAGTGAATGAAAAGCTCAGATATCTGCTTTCTGTTCTCATCGTTTAGGATTCTGTTCTCGTCAGGCATCAGGAACGGAACATCCAACTTGTTCTCCGCTCCGAATTTTGCTGCATCGACGTATTCAGCATCAAACGAGAACATCCGTCCCTCCTTGGCCCCGTCCCTGCGTCGTAGATTATCAAGGACGAAACCCCTTGGATATATGCTTTGCTCGTCCCCCCATCGAGGATGAGTCTTTCGATTATCCCCCCAACCCTTGATCTATACCCTCTCAGAATTCCATCTGAGAGGGTTTTTTCATGTCGAGTAATCCCGATTACCTGGCCGCGCGTCAGGAATGGCTTGAGCGTTATGGCTCTTACATCTCGCAGGCAAAAAACTGGCGCATTGTCGCCATATCGGCTATCGGCATCGCCGCCCTGTTTGGGGCGGGCATGGTGTACGAAGCCGACCGCGTGCATGTGGTCCCCTATGTCGTTCAGGTAGACAAACTGGGCAAGTCCGTTGAACTGGCGCAGGCAGTGCGGGCCGGGTCATTTGCCCAGCCGGTGGTACAGCACATCATTTCCCGCTTTACCTGGCTCGCTTTTACGCGCAGCCCGGACAAGTATGTGCAAAAGCATTTTATCAACGAGTCCTATCATTACATCGCATCCAGCGCGGAATCCCCGCTGGATGCCTTTTATGCGCAGCATAATCCCTATGCGGCCTATTCCAACAAAACACAGGGCAATACGGTCACGATCCAGAGTGCTGTCCCCGTTGGTGAGGTGACGGCCAAGGGCGGATCGTACATCGTCGATTTCCTGGTCAAGCACTATGGCCCCCATGGCGGCATAGATGGTGAGCAAAACTGGCAAGGCACGGTGACTTACGCGACGGTTCCGCCCTCGAATAACCCCGATGTCCTGAAAGGCAACCCATTCGGCATCTACATCACGCACTTTGCATTCAGTCCGCAGATATAAGGAGACGACATGAAAACCAGGACATGGCTCTCTTTAAGCCTCGCTGCCCTGCCGGGATTGGCCCTGCCGGGGCTGGCTCTGGCAGGCGTGGATACCAATCTGCCGCCGGTTATGCCCGTAGTACATCTAGGCGGGAAACCCGCCCCGGCAGGGGCAAAAACGCCCGCGCACGGTTCATCAGCAACAACCCTCACGCCAGGTGCTGCGCTGTCGAACCCATTGGCAAACCAGAAGGTGCCTGCCATTTCCCCGGCGGCTGCCGAAAAAATGGCGTCGGCGCATGTGTGGCAACAATCCATCGCCACGCCGCCCGAGGGGCCGGAAACTCCGGAGACGGCCATGCTTGCGCGGCAGTCTCTGGCGGCATCTTACGCCATGGACCACACCCCGCCCGTGATCAGCGGCGCGAATGGCACCATCCACAGTCTTTCCGGTCGCCCTGCGCTGGTCTGCTCCCCGCTGCATACCTGCATCATCGAGTTGCCGGACGGCGTGAAGCCGGTAACGACGGTCGGGGTCAGCAAGTCCGAATGGAATGTGCAACAGGCACTGGTGGGCAAGCAGCCCGAAATCTTTCTGAGCCCGAAATTCAAAGGACTCCATCAAAACATCGTGGTGGCCGCGACTGACCATGGCCGCCCTATCAACTATGAAATCCGGTTGGTCAGCGACGCGGTGCATTACATCCCCGCGTTGAAGATCGAGGATAGCGGTGGCGAAGTCCGTTCGTGGAAAAAACCTGACGACAACACGCGGTCGGAACAGTCCCCTACTGACCATAAAGCTCAGGCTCCCCGTGTGCTGCCTCTGCCGAATATTCGGCTCGATCACGTCAATCTGCACTGGCGCATTCATTGCGGAGGAGGCGGCTGGTTCAGTTCCAGCGACTGCGCGCCGATTCGCCCATTGCGGGTATATGACGACGGCACGCATACCTTTATCGACATGCCCCAAGGCCTGGCGAGTCATGGCGGTTTCCCCATCCTGCAGGCCCGCAATGCCAGCGGGCATCTGATCGGGGTCGATACTCAAATCCGGG
This sequence is a window from Acidithiobacillus ferridurans. Protein-coding genes within it:
- a CDS encoding TrbG/VirB9 family P-type conjugative transfer protein, which codes for MKTRTWLSLSLAALPGLALPGLALAGVDTNLPPVMPVVHLGGKPAPAGAKTPAHGSSATTLTPGAALSNPLANQKVPAISPAAAEKMASAHVWQQSIATPPEGPETPETAMLARQSLAASYAMDHTPPVISGANGTIHSLSGRPALVCSPLHTCIIELPDGVKPVTTVGVSKSEWNVQQALVGKQPEIFLSPKFKGLHQNIVVAATDHGRPINYEIRLVSDAVHYIPALKIEDSGGEVRSWKKPDDNTRSEQSPTDHKAQAPRVLPLPNIRLDHVNLHWRIHCGGGGWFSSSDCAPIRPLRVYDDGTHTFIDMPQGLASHGGFPILQARNASGHLIGVDTQIRGNTYVVDSVPAEILLRLGSEVVTIKQEGK
- a CDS encoding type IV secretion system protein, whose protein sequence is MSSNPDYLAARQEWLERYGSYISQAKNWRIVAISAIGIAALFGAGMVYEADRVHVVPYVVQVDKLGKSVELAQAVRAGSFAQPVVQHIISRFTWLAFTRSPDKYVQKHFINESYHYIASSAESPLDAFYAQHNPYAAYSNKTQGNTVTIQSAVPVGEVTAKGGSYIVDFLVKHYGPHGGIDGEQNWQGTVTYATVPPSNNPDVLKGNPFGIYITHFAFSPQI
- the tnpA gene encoding IS66 family insertion sequence element accessory protein TnpA translates to MTKDEKIAYWRQQVERFRASGLSVKNYCAQEGIAVATLHYWRKRLADAVESRPMFNGTEGFLPVTLAPARPSVSPVEVHLLSGRSLKLTAPMDAGWLQTLVQVLESPCG